A genomic region of Capra hircus breed San Clemente chromosome 19, ASM170441v1, whole genome shotgun sequence contains the following coding sequences:
- the LOC102190454 gene encoding cytochrome c oxidase assembly factor 3 homolog, mitochondrial: MAAPGAGDPVEGKSGKAPLAQRIDPTREKLTPAQLQFMRQAQLAQWQKTLPQRRTRNIVTGLGIGALVLAIYGYTFYSVSQERFLDELEDEAKAARARALERASGH, translated from the exons ATGGCGGCACCCGGAGCTGGAGACCCAGTCGAAGGCAAAAGCGGAAAGGCCCCCCTGGCTCAGCGCATCGACCCGACGCGGGAGAAGCTGACTCCTGCACAACTACAATTCATGCGTCAGGCGCAGCTCGCCCAGTGGCAGAAGACGCTGCCACAACGGCGGACCCGGAACATCGTGACTGGCCTGGGCATTGGGGCCCTGGTATTAGCAATTT ATGGTTACACCTTCTACTCGGTGTCCCAGGAGCGTTTCCTGGATGAGCTGGAAGATGAGGCCAAAGCTGCTAGAGCCCGAGCTCTGGAAAGGGCATCAGGACACTGA